In Mercurialis annua linkage group LG5, ddMerAnnu1.2, whole genome shotgun sequence, a single genomic region encodes these proteins:
- the LOC126681248 gene encoding uncharacterized protein LOC126681248: MGGVTSSMAAKFAFFPPNPPTYKVVTDEITSLLLLNPFPHRENVEILKLPTRKGTEIVAMYIRHPMATSTLLYSHGNAADLGQMYELFIELSIHLRVNLMGYDYSGYGQSSGKPSEQNTYADIEAVYKCLEESYGTKQEDIILYGQSVGSGPTLDLAARLPQLRAVVLHSPILSGLRVMYPTKRTYWFDIYKNIDKIPLVDCPVLIIHGTSDEVVDCSHGKQLWDLCKEKYEPLWLKGGNHCDLEHFPEYIRHLKKFVSTVEKSNSQRYKSRRSTDQFEQSRKSTDIFEVSRKSTDRRDKPRHSTDRHEKSKTQSDKLEKLKNPSNNAEKLEKFRLSFDQLERSRRSVDSHEKSRKSMEHQLERARKSVDRLERIRTG; encoded by the exons ATGGGAGGGGTAACCTCATCAATGGCAGCAAAGTTTGCATTTTTCCCACCGAACCCACCAACTTACAAGGTGGTAACAGATGAAATTACAAGTCTTTTGCTGTTAAACCCATTCCCACACCGTGAAAATGTAGAAATCTTGAAGCTGCCAACCCGAAAAGGAACTGAGATAGTTGCTATGTATATTAGGCATCCTATGGCTACTTCTACTCTTCTTTACTCTCATGGTAACGCCGCCGATCTGGGTCAGATGTATGAGCTTTTCATCGAATTAAGCATCCATTTGAGAGTTAATCTCATGgg GTATGACTACTCCGGATATGGACAATCTTCTGGAAAG CCAAGTGAACAGAATACTTATGCAGATATTGAAGCTGTATATAAGTGTCTTGAAGAAAGTTATGGCACCAAGCAAGAAGATATTATACTTTACGGGCAATCTGTCGGCAGTGGCCCCACCTTAGATCTCGCTGCCCGATTGCCTCAGCTACGAGCTGTTGTTCTGCATAGTCCCATACTCTCAGGCTTAAGAGTCATGTATCCTACCAAGCGTACATACTGGTTTGACATTTATAAG AATATTGACAAAATTCCACTAGTTGATTGTCCTGTTCTTATAATTCAT GGAACTTCAGATGAAGTTGTCGATTGCTCCCATGGTAAACAACTCTGGGACCTCTGTAAAGAGAAGTACGAACCACTCTGGCTCAAAGGAGGCAACCATTGCGACTTAGAGCACTTTCCGGAGTATATCAGGCATTTGAAGAAGTTTGTATCTACTGTTGAGAAATCAAATTCTCAAAGATACAAGTCAAGGAGAAGCACAGACCAGTTTGAACAATCCCGTAAGAGTACAGATATATTCGAGGTTTCGAGGAAAAGTACAGACCGGAGGGACAAACCAAGGCATAGTACCGACAGGCATGAGAAATCGAAAACTCAGTCCGACAAGCTAGAAAAGCTCAAAAATCCGTCCAATAATGCCGAGAAGCTAGAAAAATTCCGGTTGTCTTTCGATCAACTAGAAAGATCTCGTAGAAGTGTTGATAGCCATGAGAAGTCTCGGAAAAGCATGGAACACCAACTTGAAAGAGCACGGAAAAGTGTAGACAGGTTGGAAAGAATACGAACtggttaa